Proteins encoded together in one Benincasa hispida cultivar B227 chromosome 1, ASM972705v1, whole genome shotgun sequence window:
- the LOC120091344 gene encoding protein SRG1: protein MAPVPISPINVGHIDDVQELRKFKPNTIPERFIRDIQERPTPATPLISSSDIPTIDLSKLLKGNRDEILQLTTACEEWGFFQVINHGISLNLLENIEGQALEFFRLPLEEKQKYAMAPGTVQGYGQAFVFSEHQKLDWCNMLALGVIPDSIRNPLLWPKKPTNFSNTVEIYSKEVRKLCKNLLKYIALGLGLKENLFEEAFGVAVQAIRMNYYPPCSRPDLVLGLSPHSDGSALTVLQQGKGSSVGLQILRDDKWVPVQPIPNALVINIGDTMEVVTNGRYKSVEHRAVTHKQTDRLSIVTFYAPSYDIELGPMPEFVDKNNPCMYRRYNHGEYSKHYVTNKLQGKRTLEFAKIPTKNSC from the exons ATGGCTCCAGTACCTATTTCTCCAATTAACGTAGGACACATTGATGATGTGCAAGAACTCAGAAAGTTTAAGCCGAACACCATTCCCGAGAGATTTATCAGGGACATACAAGAGAGGCCAACACCAGCAACACCTTTAATCTCATCCTCTGACATTCCTACTATAGATTTATCCAAGCTTCTAAAAGGAAACAGAGATGAAATTCTGCAACTAACCACTGCCTGCGAGGAATGGGGATTTTTTCAG GTAATCAATCACGGAATTTCTCTGAACCTACTAGAAAATATAGAGGGGCAGGCACTGGAATTCTTCAGGCTACCTTTGGAAGAGAAACAGAAGTACGCAATGGCACCGGGCACAGTTCAAGGATACGGACAAGCATTTGTGTTCTCTGAGCACCAAAAACTAGATTGGTGTAACATGTTAGCTCTAGGGGTTATACCCGACTCTATAAGGAACCCTCTATTATGGCCAAAGAAGCCAACTAACTTCAG CAATACTGTGGAGATTTACTCAAAAGAAGTAAGAAAGCTTTGCAAGAATCTATTGAAGTACATAGCTTTAGGCCTTGGTCTAAAAGAGAACCTATTTGAAGAGGCGTTTGGAGTGGCCGTACAGGCAATAAGGATGAATTACTATCCACCGTGTTCGAGACCTGATCTTGTTTTGGGGCTGAGTCCACACTCCGATGGAAGTGCTTTAACTGTTTTGCAGCAAGGAAAGGGCAGCTCAGTAGGCCTCCAGATCCTTAGAGACGACAAGTGGGTTCCCGTTCAACCCATCCCAAATGCACTTGTGATCAACATTGGCGATACAATGGAG GTTGTTACAAATGGCAGGTACAAAAGCGTGGAGCACAGAGCTGTGACTCACAAGCAGACTGACCGACTTTCCATAGTCACATTTTATGCTCCTAGCTATGACATAGAGCTTGGTCCAATGCCAGAATTCGTGGACAAAAACAATCCATGCATGTATAGAAGATACAATCATGGAGAATACAGTAAGCACTATGTAACAAACAAGTTACAGGGAAAGAGAACCCTGGAGTTTGCCAAGATTCCAACCAAAAACTCCTGCTAA
- the LOC120080295 gene encoding uncharacterized protein LOC120080295 has protein sequence MEDLTEEERRALRGSKFAPLPSQSTSSRSQPRLAHPGGPLKTNKAAALAKFLKRKLHQDPNALSSIDPQILDLAVRNAKASVLSGGSSGSGTNIRHVDTFDDPEASLDDGEAMNSEPRQQKKKKKKKKNKKNKRQKIVNDSGCGVGKKPKKKLRL, from the exons ATGGAGGATCTTACCGAAGAAGAAAGACGTGCTTTACGGGGCAGCAAATTCGCGCCTCTCCCATCCCAATCCACTTCCTCTCGATCTCAGCCAAG GTTGGCTCATCCAGGTGGGCCATTGAAGACCAACAAAGCGGCGGCTCTGGCTAAGTTTCTCAAGAGGAAATTGCACCAAGATCCTAATGCTTTATCTTCTATTGATCCCCAGATTTTGGACCTCGCTGTTCGCAATGCCAAAGCCTCTGTTCTTTCCG GTGGCTCGTCAGGTTCTGGCACAAATATTCGCCATGTGGACACATTTGATGATCCTGAG GCCTCGTTGGACGATGGGGAAGCTATGAATTCTGAGCCTagacaacaaaagaaaaagaagaagaagaagaaaaataagaagaataaaAGGCAGAAG ATTGTTAATGACTCCGGGTGTGGCGTTGGGAAAAAACCCAAAAAGAAGTTGAGATTGTGA